One window of Candidatus Regiella endosymbiont of Tuberolachnus salignus genomic DNA carries:
- a CDS encoding conjugal transfer protein TrbA gives MDKRRMGTPGNDGFLLLSALIGVAVIFWFFLAELIYWSCLLLYHLWQCCDLPRLHAVVAPRINLLAATANNADNVTLMQWLSVMNQTAGILLLFLLPLAIMGIYATVTHPASKTRREINIHTLPKIMARFSPSIIPALCYGDPRTQLLNVDPPAHRSARDPAEFAQQHQLVINRRLDHKKATAVFIQQLSRQITQLADLNAYERALFAVFGLQFFFNDRKAAETLLDTLNRSCLIKSRREKENIGYPVWSAASQAFKRLAAHPAARQWIKQHRYARTALAALHANDLHLPPARFRWLKGLDRTLWYALCSSDRPKPFVEGAGVVTQAQWEREAAQHQVTLPAPILNYAVEGLERDLISVGIVIDDRKPKTDESEEDDKAPQEEDPPIQSNPPSQKAVPMPPSVTKTEETLPSAPFVCKPKNTL, from the coding sequence ATGGACAAACGTCGCATGGGTACGCCTGGAAATGACGGCTTTCTTTTGCTCAGTGCCTTGATTGGCGTTGCCGTTATTTTTTGGTTCTTTTTGGCAGAGCTCATTTACTGGAGTTGTCTGCTGCTGTATCACCTCTGGCAATGCTGTGATCTGCCTCGCCTTCACGCTGTTGTTGCCCCCCGTATTAACCTGCTGGCGGCGACCGCTAACAACGCCGATAATGTGACCTTGATGCAATGGCTGAGTGTGATGAACCAGACCGCCGGTATTTTGCTACTCTTCCTCCTGCCGCTGGCCATCATGGGGATATACGCCACTGTCACGCATCCCGCCAGTAAGACCCGACGAGAAATCAACATCCACACGCTGCCCAAAATCATGGCAAGGTTCTCACCCAGTATCATTCCAGCACTCTGTTACGGCGATCCCCGGACGCAATTGTTAAATGTTGACCCGCCCGCGCATCGCAGTGCACGTGACCCGGCGGAATTTGCCCAGCAGCACCAACTGGTGATCAACCGGCGTTTGGATCATAAGAAAGCGACCGCGGTCTTTATTCAGCAGCTGAGCCGCCAGATAACCCAATTAGCGGATCTGAATGCCTATGAGCGCGCCTTGTTCGCCGTCTTTGGACTGCAATTTTTTTTCAATGACCGTAAGGCAGCTGAAACGCTGCTCGATACCTTAAACCGTTCTTGCCTGATCAAAAGCCGTCGTGAAAAGGAAAACATCGGCTATCCGGTATGGTCTGCGGCCAGCCAGGCATTCAAAAGGCTCGCCGCCCATCCCGCCGCGAGACAGTGGATCAAACAACACCGCTATGCGCGTACGGCTCTCGCCGCCCTGCATGCCAATGATCTTCATCTGCCCCCCGCCCGTTTTCGCTGGTTAAAGGGGCTTGATCGCACGCTATGGTATGCGCTGTGCTCCTCAGATCGCCCAAAACCCTTTGTCGAAGGAGCCGGTGTCGTCACTCAGGCGCAGTGGGAACGGGAAGCGGCTCAACATCAGGTCACCTTACCCGCCCCTATCCTCAATTATGCCGTGGAAGGACTGGAGCGGGATTTGATCAGCGTCGGTATCGTTATCGATGATAGGAAGCCAAAAACCGATGAAAGCGAAGAGGACGATAAGGCGCCGCAGGAAGAAGACCCGCCAATACAGAGCAATCCTCCCTCGCAGAAGGCGGTACCGATGCCCCCCAGCGTAACAAAAACCGAGGAAACCTTACCCTCCGCCCCTTTTGTATGTAAACCCAAAAATACCCTCTGA
- the istA gene encoding IS21 family transposase: protein MLRREDHYMIKQRHQQGAFIVDIAHQIGCSEKTVRRHISYPAPPTAKCGKKQVAKLEPFKDYIDSRLSEQVWNAAVIFEEIREKGYRGGSAMLRRYIHPKRPLRASKNTVRFETLPGYQLQHDWGEIIVEVAGSACTVNFAVNTLGFSRRFHVFAAPKQDAEHTYESLVRSFNYFGGSVKNVLVDNQKAAVIKHGQNGHIEFNAGFLQLANHYGFSPRACKPYRPQTKGKTERMVGYVKHNFFTRYRQFESFAHVNQLLAMWLAKVADQRHLRQFKQTPENRFAEEKIALMPLPATDFDTSYFDLRQVAWDSYIDVRGNRYSVPSFWCGRAVNIRIGLDNTLRIYGDEQLLATHLLQEVTQGWQKVPEHHQALWQQVNRVASRSLSVYEELL from the coding sequence ATGCTAAGAAGAGAGGATCACTACATGATAAAACAACGCCATCAACAGGGGGCATTTATTGTTGATATTGCCCATCAGATAGGGTGTTCAGAAAAGACGGTGAGACGGCACATTAGCTATCCTGCGCCGCCAACAGCAAAATGCGGTAAAAAACAGGTTGCTAAACTCGAGCCCTTTAAAGACTACATCGATTCAAGGTTGAGTGAACAGGTTTGGAATGCGGCGGTTATTTTTGAGGAAATCCGTGAAAAAGGCTACCGCGGCGGGAGTGCGATGCTCCGACGTTATATTCATCCGAAGCGTCCACTCAGGGCCTCGAAAAACACGGTACGCTTTGAAACCCTCCCCGGTTATCAACTTCAACACGATTGGGGAGAAATCATCGTTGAGGTGGCAGGCTCTGCCTGTACGGTTAATTTTGCCGTTAATACGCTCGGTTTTTCGCGTCGCTTTCATGTCTTTGCTGCCCCTAAGCAAGATGCTGAGCACACGTATGAATCGCTGGTTCGCAGCTTCAATTACTTCGGTGGCAGCGTAAAAAATGTCTTGGTAGATAACCAAAAAGCCGCTGTTATCAAACATGGACAAAATGGCCACATCGAGTTCAATGCGGGCTTCCTGCAACTGGCTAATCACTATGGGTTTAGTCCTCGCGCCTGTAAGCCCTATCGACCGCAAACGAAAGGCAAAACCGAACGGATGGTGGGCTATGTTAAACACAATTTTTTCACTCGCTACCGTCAGTTTGAGAGTTTCGCTCATGTTAATCAACTGCTAGCGATGTGGCTGGCGAAAGTGGCAGACCAGCGTCATCTTCGTCAATTCAAGCAGACACCGGAAAATCGTTTTGCTGAGGAAAAAATAGCTTTGATGCCACTCCCTGCGACTGATTTCGATACCAGCTACTTCGACCTACGACAAGTGGCATGGGACAGCTATATCGATGTCAGAGGTAATCGCTATAGCGTGCCTTCATTCTGGTGTGGTCGTGCGGTTAATATTCGTATCGGTTTAGATAATACGCTACGTATTTACGGCGATGAGCAACTGCTCGCGACGCATCTCTTGCAGGAGGTAACGCAGGGCTGGCAAAAGGTGCCAGAACATCATCAAGCCCTTTGGCAACAGGTCAATCGAGTAGCGTCTCGTTCGCTCAGTGTGTATGAGGAGCTACTCTGA
- a CDS encoding type II toxin-antitoxin system RelE/ParE family toxin yields the protein MKTPSQKSLLWVGSSKKDLQLLPDEVQDVFGYALHLAQSGEKHPDAKPLKGFGGAGVLEVVENYATNAYRAVYTVRFDTAVYVLHVFQKKSNSGIATPKPDVEKIRERLKIAENDAKGG from the coding sequence ATGAAAACACCATCACAAAAATCGTTGCTATGGGTTGGTAGCAGTAAAAAAGATTTGCAACTGTTGCCTGATGAAGTCCAGGATGTATTTGGCTATGCGTTGCATCTGGCTCAATCAGGTGAAAAGCATCCTGATGCGAAACCATTGAAAGGTTTTGGCGGTGCTGGGGTGTTAGAAGTTGTCGAAAATTATGCTACAAATGCCTATAGAGCAGTGTATACCGTTAGATTTGATACCGCTGTGTACGTGCTTCATGTTTTCCAAAAAAAATCCAATTCAGGCATAGCGACGCCTAAGCCTGATGTAGAGAAAATACGCGAGCGTCTCAAAATAGCGGAAAATGATGCTAAAGGAGGCTGA
- the trbC gene encoding F-type conjugative transfer protein TrbC — protein MDKRPASIDPRRVNRPLFNATLADTLLSPTGVQLMLLMALIFGCFWPATLLMGLPASVIILILFSDRPFRMPLRLPTDVGEPDLTTERESFKARSGLAGLFSFVTRTRNYQQAAGILCLGYARGKSLARELWLNLDDALRHIQLMATTGGGKTEAILSVYLNSLCWGRGMCLSDGKAENSLAFAVWSLARRFGREDDVYVLNFLTGGKSKFTSLVKGEHSRPQSNSINLFANASETFIIQLMDSLLPTANGNEDGWQDKARAMISALIYALCYKREKDGLLLSQSVIQHYLPLRKTVELYQEAKKNNWHAAGYQPLENYLNTLAGFDMTLIDRPSEWAQSVFDQHGFLIQQFTRMLTLFNDIYGHVFPQGAGDIDLRDVLHNDRILVVLIPALELSSSEAATLGKLYISGLRMTLSQDLGDRFEGKREDVLIAKKFAGKFPYPLIFDELGAYFAPGIDKLAAQMRSLHYMLMIAAQDVQSLLAKSMREFFTVSANQRTKWFMALEDAVETFNIIRSAAGKGYYSELATVERKSGIVGEQYEEADTRHIRERDNIELSELKALNSGEGVIVFQDAVVRSSAIFIPDDEKLSTKLPMRINRFIELKRPTFNALCEIVPELAQKRPVSQANVDGILRQLQHAPRKMARMEDKTLMKVATVALDLDNRDDTSYTPAERGILLFEAARRSLTRTTGHYKSQQEPKNISISRKELENTHENT, from the coding sequence ATGGATAAACGACCCGCTTCAATCGATCCGCGGCGAGTGAATCGCCCTCTGTTCAATGCCACTCTTGCCGACACGTTACTGTCTCCCACGGGCGTACAATTAATGCTATTGATGGCATTGATTTTTGGCTGCTTCTGGCCAGCCACCTTGCTGATGGGATTGCCTGCCTCAGTAATAATATTGATTCTTTTCAGCGATAGACCGTTTCGTATGCCGCTACGGCTCCCCACGGATGTCGGGGAGCCCGATCTGACCACGGAGCGTGAAAGCTTTAAAGCGCGCTCAGGGCTGGCGGGACTGTTCTCTTTTGTCACTCGTACGCGAAACTACCAGCAGGCCGCGGGCATACTCTGTCTGGGTTACGCGCGGGGCAAATCGCTGGCGCGGGAATTGTGGCTGAATCTCGATGATGCATTGCGCCATATCCAACTGATGGCCACCACCGGGGGCGGAAAAACCGAAGCCATTTTATCGGTTTACCTTAATTCACTCTGCTGGGGTCGCGGCATGTGCCTCTCAGACGGTAAAGCAGAAAACAGCCTGGCCTTCGCGGTCTGGTCACTGGCGCGTCGCTTTGGTCGGGAAGACGATGTGTATGTGCTGAATTTTTTAACTGGGGGGAAGAGCAAATTTACCTCTTTGGTGAAGGGCGAGCACTCGCGGCCTCAATCCAATTCCATTAACCTGTTTGCCAACGCCTCCGAAACCTTCATCATCCAGTTAATGGATTCTCTCTTGCCCACGGCAAACGGCAATGAAGACGGCTGGCAAGACAAAGCCAGAGCCATGATCAGCGCCTTAATCTATGCGCTGTGCTACAAACGGGAAAAAGACGGATTACTGTTATCACAAAGCGTCATTCAGCATTATTTGCCGCTGCGCAAGACAGTGGAACTCTATCAAGAGGCCAAAAAAAATAACTGGCATGCGGCCGGCTATCAACCGCTGGAAAATTACTTAAATACGCTGGCAGGGTTTGATATGACCCTGATCGACCGACCGTCTGAATGGGCGCAAAGCGTCTTCGATCAGCATGGCTTTCTTATTCAGCAATTCACTCGCATGCTTACCCTGTTTAATGACATTTACGGCCATGTGTTCCCTCAAGGCGCCGGTGACATTGATTTGCGCGATGTCCTGCATAATGATCGCATTCTTGTCGTCCTTATTCCTGCCCTGGAGCTCTCCAGTAGCGAAGCCGCTACCCTGGGTAAACTCTATATTTCCGGCCTGCGCATGACCCTCAGTCAGGATTTGGGCGATCGCTTTGAAGGGAAACGCGAAGACGTCCTGATCGCGAAAAAATTTGCAGGAAAATTCCCCTACCCCCTCATTTTTGACGAACTGGGTGCTTATTTTGCGCCGGGTATCGACAAACTGGCGGCACAGATGCGTTCGTTGCACTACATGCTCATGATTGCCGCCCAAGATGTGCAATCCTTACTGGCAAAATCGATGCGTGAATTTTTTACCGTCAGCGCCAACCAGCGCACCAAATGGTTTATGGCATTAGAAGATGCCGTGGAAACCTTCAACATCATTCGTTCCGCCGCCGGTAAGGGCTATTATTCTGAACTGGCTACCGTCGAGCGTAAAAGCGGTATCGTCGGGGAGCAATACGAAGAGGCGGATACCCGCCACATCCGTGAACGCGACAACATCGAGCTGAGTGAATTAAAAGCCCTCAACAGCGGTGAAGGGGTGATTGTTTTTCAGGATGCCGTTGTACGCAGTTCAGCGATTTTCATTCCTGACGATGAAAAGCTGTCAACCAAACTGCCGATGCGCATTAACCGCTTTATCGAATTAAAGCGCCCGACGTTCAATGCGCTCTGTGAAATCGTGCCTGAATTGGCGCAAAAGCGCCCGGTTTCTCAGGCCAATGTTGACGGTATTTTGCGGCAACTCCAGCATGCGCCGAGGAAAATGGCACGGATGGAAGACAAAACCTTAATGAAGGTGGCTACCGTCGCTCTCGACCTGGATAACCGTGATGACACCTCCTACACGCCAGCAGAACGCGGCATATTGTTGTTTGAAGCCGCCCGGCGTTCGTTAACAAGGACAACGGGTCACTACAAAAGCCAGCAGGAACCCAAAAACATTAGCATTAGCCGTAAGGAGCTAGAAAACACTCATGAAAATACGTAA
- a CDS encoding helix-turn-helix transcriptional regulator, translated as MTPNIEISSGNIYADLEMPDAETMQLKAQLASKITDIIKHKRMTQTEAARLLGMTQPKLSHLLRGQFRGISETKMLECLTLLGRDVQIVIGKSRRTPKAGSLNVIFS; from the coding sequence ATGACACCCAATATTGAAATCAGCAGCGGCAATATTTATGCCGATCTCGAGATGCCTGATGCTGAAACCATGCAATTAAAAGCGCAATTGGCATCAAAAATTACCGATATTATTAAGCATAAACGCATGACCCAGACTGAAGCAGCCCGTTTACTGGGTATGACACAACCCAAATTATCTCACCTGCTACGAGGGCAGTTTAGAGGGATCAGCGAAACTAAAATGCTGGAATGCCTTACTTTGCTGGGACGTGATGTACAAATAGTGATTGGTAAATCTCGCCGTACACCAAAAGCAGGCAGTTTAAACGTTATTTTCTCTTAA
- a CDS encoding DsbC family protein — translation MRPKTFSTHIIGSILTTRLGHADSGAVLFTLDISQETHFFMQGNHLIIRQNNQQDIVMLDDRLSPADAQNVLNTLTQAVMQHQKIKLWRRRIVWGLILITLAAVCGHRLLPTTPPIQTALLPSSEQPPASWLAASSVPETVQLPSREYREPAETIQPTSTAWATLANNLRDAAGRKLFTVPLTTGHSRTLYVFSDPLCQHCRDLEPTLAAMGKNVNIDVFPVTLIGKNQTAAQIIPVLCAPPEKRRALWKALLADNSPAQAPSCDIGEKALAVNDKAFAAYGFPGTPQLIADDGRPVPFSALENDETLAAFMNAGAPLKRK, via the coding sequence ATGCGCCCGAAAACATTTTCTACCCACATCATCGGCTCCATCCTGACGACCCGCCTCGGTCATGCTGACAGCGGCGCGGTGCTTTTTACCTTGGATATCAGCCAGGAAACCCATTTTTTCATGCAGGGTAACCACCTGATCATTCGCCAAAATAACCAGCAAGATATCGTTATGCTCGATGACCGTCTTTCACCCGCTGATGCCCAAAACGTGCTCAATACGTTGACCCAGGCTGTGATGCAACACCAAAAAATAAAATTATGGCGGAGGCGAATAGTGTGGGGTCTCATACTTATCACCCTAGCGGCGGTGTGCGGCCATCGACTCTTACCCACGACACCCCCGATACAGACCGCGCTATTGCCGTCATCCGAGCAGCCCCCGGCATCCTGGCTGGCTGCCTCATCGGTGCCGGAAACCGTTCAACTCCCCTCCCGTGAATACCGCGAGCCGGCAGAGACGATTCAACCTACGTCAACCGCATGGGCCACCTTAGCCAATAATTTACGCGACGCCGCTGGGCGAAAGCTCTTCACCGTTCCTTTAACCACCGGTCATTCACGCACTTTATACGTATTTTCCGACCCCCTCTGCCAACATTGCCGGGATCTCGAACCCACCTTGGCGGCCATGGGCAAAAACGTCAATATTGACGTTTTTCCGGTGACATTGATTGGAAAAAACCAAACCGCGGCTCAGATAATCCCCGTGCTTTGTGCTCCACCCGAAAAACGGCGCGCCTTGTGGAAAGCGTTATTGGCTGACAACTCCCCCGCTCAAGCGCCTTCCTGTGATATTGGCGAAAAAGCCTTAGCGGTTAACGACAAAGCCTTTGCTGCGTATGGTTTCCCCGGGACACCGCAACTGATTGCAGATGACGGTCGTCCCGTGCCCTTCAGTGCGCTAGAAAACGATGAAACATTAGCAGCATTTATGAATGCAGGCGCCCCGCTTAAGAGAAAATAA